The Bacteroides sp. AN502(2024) DNA segment GGCACACTGAGCCACGACCTCAACCGCTGGTGGAAAACCACCGTCTTAGGCAAGGAAGACCCTTACCTGCGCATCGGAGAGTCGAACGACCGAAGCAAGAAAGGCTCATCCGACTACGTATGGGCGTTGAAAGACATCAGCTTCGATGTGCGTCAAGGCGATGTGGTGGGCATCATCGGCAAGAACGGAGCGGGCAAATCCACCCTGCTCAAAATCCTGTCGCGCGTCACGGCTCCCACATCGGGCGTCATCCGTGCCAGGGGACGCATCGCCTCGCTGCTCGAAGTGGGCACGGGCTTTCATCCCGAGCTCACGGGACGGGAGAATATCTACATGAACGGCTCCATCATGGGCATGACGCACGACGAGATCGGCCGCAAACTGGACGAGATAGTCGACTTCGCCGGTGTGGAGCGTTACATCGACACACCCGTAAAACGTTATTCCAGCGGCATGATTGTCCGCCTGGGATTCTCGGTGGCAGCCTTCCTCGAACCGGAAATCCTGGTGGTGGACGAGGTGTTGGCGGTGGGCGACGCGGAGTTCCAGAAGAAAGCCCTCGGCAAGATGCACGACGTATCGCAAGGCAGCGGACGCACGGTACTGTTTGTCAGCCATAACATGGCGGCGGTCAACAGCCTGTGCACGCACGGTGTGGTGTTGAGCAACGGGCGGGTCGATTTTATCGGAAAGACCGCGGCCGCCATCGAACATTATTTGGCAAGCAACAGGGTGCAGAGCGAGAAAACGATGAAAGAGCAAATCACCTTTGTCAAGCCGGGTATCCGCATCCATCAGATTTCGCTGAACGGCAGCGAAAGCGCGTCCGTACACATTGCCAG contains these protein-coding regions:
- a CDS encoding ABC transporter ATP-binding protein encodes the protein MDNTAIQFDRVGKLYRLGLVGTGTLSHDLNRWWKTTVLGKEDPYLRIGESNDRSKKGSSDYVWALKDISFDVRQGDVVGIIGKNGAGKSTLLKILSRVTAPTSGVIRARGRIASLLEVGTGFHPELTGRENIYMNGSIMGMTHDEIGRKLDEIVDFAGVERYIDTPVKRYSSGMIVRLGFSVAAFLEPEILVVDEVLAVGDAEFQKKALGKMHDVSQGSGRTVLFVSHNMAAVNSLCTHGVVLSNGRVDFIGKTAAAIEHYLASNRVQSEKTMKEQITFVKPGIRIHQISLNGSESASVHIASGQREITLRIEGETEEEMWAEAMLILKTRDEVPMASFAEGDCKGSGQKFGKGRFVIERTIELPKFLCSGDLVADIHLHYPMLEWLMKAPACAEIHSDGYQEGMGKPVLLKEQGFMGLERIDRTDSGLR